The genomic stretch CAGGTAGAAGGACAAAAGTCACAAGTCACTGGCAAATATCTGGCGGTGCGACTTTAGCGAGAAAAAGTTGATGACGGAAGAACACACGCGGATATTGAAATGGGGGGATCGGTACAGAGGGgaatagcgagaaaatAGAGAGAAAATAGAgagaaaatagcgagagGACAAGATGGAGTGGTGAGGAGCGGTGAAGAATACTGAGAGATTGTCGTGACATTTCTGAATAGTGAGAGAATATCGAAGGAGACTTCGAAAATAGTCGCCGGATATCGGCACAGTTTTGGTACGAACTGCAACAAATAGCGAGACTTATGAGGAGATTTAATGCCAATAGCGACAATTTTACTACCGGCGCCGCAACGAAAGTGGAAGCACTAACTGTTGCGAGTGCCCGAAAAACCACCATCTGACTCTCACCTAGCGAGAGCACACCACTAATTATGCCCCTACGGCAACTGGGCGGTTCTGGACATGTCAGGGGTGTCTACAACAATTACGTCCACCAATAGCGATAGAGGGATTCAGGTATATCTCGGGGCAATTGGCCTGCAAATCACGCTTCTATTATTGCTTTTACACCAACTACTATTTCTCACTCCCGAGACAGCTTCTGAGATAACGCGCTGTTTGTTTGTTTCTCGCTAAGTCTCGCTATCCGGTATTCTTGGCTCCGGAAAACTTCCCACTACGGTTTAGCGACAGCCTGAGGCTATCTCTAATCTGTCAGTAATATCACTGACTAATCACTACTACAACTAAACACACACCAGTCTCCCTCTACACTCTACATCCACATCTCGCCCGTAGGCCCCCTGTCACATCTGGCGCTCATTTGATCATCCTTTTCTTTACCGAATCTACCGAGACTGAGAGTCTCGCTATAAGCCGTCGTGCCACTACGCTCGCTAAATACACTCCTCCCTAATCTCTCGCTAGCTCGCCTCGCTCTCTGACACCACAATTGACTTGGCTCTCTAGCTTTACGAGGCTGCCATATTCTCATAGACATGCCAACTCTGCTGTCCAGCCATAGAACATAGAACTAAGTATGCTCTCGAAAATTCTCCTCGTCGCTAATATTCGTCTTTCCAGCTCGTGCCCTCTTTATAGCCTCCTTCCAGTTAGGCCATACTAATTACTTTTAATTGTACACCTTCTCATTTGCTCATCGACTCATCACGTGAGACGTTTCCTCTGGCAGAAGACAGGATATTTTAGAATGTCTCATCCAGAAGGCTTTAGACACCCAATTAGATCTCTGTGGCCGTATCCACAGAATCTATTCGTAAGACACGAAGACGCTGAAACTTTTTAATCCAGAAGCCGAATCATGATATTTATCTCACAGAGAATACCGTTTGCTTTAATCAAAATTGTATTTTAGCTTTTCTCAAACGAGATCCATAGAGAAGGAATCGTTACTAGTGGAACGAAACTGCTTCCAGGACTGTACATATTCTCTTATCAACCTCTAACTCCTCCAGATCGCTTCGATCCACGAAACTCCACGGCTAGAATCTGTAGGCTACTGAGGACTTACGGATTATTAACACTAACTCGTTCAGTCGTCGCAATGCCCTAAATGATCTGAATGTGTCATCTCGCCAATAAAACAATAGTGGGGCTTCAGAACTTGTAATGTGATCTCATAACTCCGGCTCTCTGCTTGAGCTACCccattcttctccatctgtGGTGGGTGTTCACTACAGTGCGATTATAGCGTAGAAATTACTCTCTACAGATATTAACTACCATGCTTCTATGATGTCGCTTTTCATTATTTATGCTATTACTAATGTACATGGCCCTTGAGGTCTGTAGGGGTCtaatcttctttgattgCTGTTCCCCTGATATGCTTTTCTCTCTCTGACTTGAAAGGTTTGGAACCTGGCTTGCTGTGTCTTCTCTCATTgtcttctctcttcttcaagctgTCAATCTCAACACGTTTGATTTCTCCAGCCTTTTTGATGGTCTTGGGCACATGACGGTGTcttgatattctcttgATTTCTGGCATATGCTTGTATCTTTCCTTCAAGGCAGCGTCGTATTCCAACTTGGCCCTCTGTCTGGACGATTTGATGTTCGATCTGTCAGCAGCATTAGCACGCCACAAACGTATATTGGTGTCGTCAGAACCACTCAAAATGTATCTGGCGTCAGTAGTGAACTTGGTGCAAAACACTCTCTGCATTCTCTTAGTATGGTAGATATCACGGGAATGGCCCTCTCTGGCACGGAAGATTCTTATCGTCTTGTCGTAAGATCCAGTAACGACTTCCTCACCCGTGGGTGAGAAATCGATGTCCATAACGGCTGCTACATGATCCTTGTACACATTGAGAGACCTGTCCAATTTACGCATATCCCAGAGATACCCATTGTGGTCTTCACAGGCTGATGCAAAGTTAAACGCTTCCATGGGATTCCAGGCTATGGCATTAGTTCTAAGGGAAGTCACAACTTTCTGTATAGGGGAGTTGGTTCTGACATCGTATAAAACAATCGAGTTGTCAGAGCCAGCTGAAGCGATAATGCTGGTTTCGGTTTGGTTGAACTTGACTGTGGTGATATTGTCTGCTCCCCACAGCAAGTCTGAGATGTACTTTGAACGGTGCATGTCCCACAACTGGATGGTGGCACCGCCTGTAACAAAAAGATCGTCATCACGGTGGTGGTCCAAGCCTTTGAAGGCATGCTCGCCCAAAAATGTCTTGACCAAACCCATGCTTTTGTTGCTGTACACCTCTTCGTCTCCAAATCCAGTTTCAAATTCGTCACTTTTCACTGACCACAACTTGATCGTCTTGTCGTCACCGCAAGATAACATGTGCTGTTGCTTTGGTGTCACACAAAGGCCACCGACCATCCCGTAGTGGGCTCTGAAGCTGACTGACTCTTGTCTTGAAGTCATGTTCCAGTATTTGATAACACCATCGCCTGATCCAGAAGCTACTTGGTTTGTAGTCGAGAAGTTCTTAGCTATACAATAAACCCCATCTCTGTGCCCGTCTCCTAGCTGCCCTACAAATGGCTGAGCAAACATCCGTTCCATCTTGGTAGCAGTTAAGGCTTTGGTATATTCTCTGGCCCTTTCAAAAGGATGGAGAGCAGGGTTTAAGTTCCGCGGAAGCGCAGATTCCTGAGTGTTTCTAACCGGAACATACGTCTCGGACGAACGTTTAATGGTCTTGATCTTCATCCGGCCTGCAGTGGTTAAAGTGTATCTGGAGAGTTTTGGTGTTGAATGAAAATTATAGATGAACAAATAAATTTATATCTCATCGCATTTTTCGCACTGAATATTTCTCGATTTTATGTATGgagcttaactatggcgATAAATTATTCCTAGCAATAAAACAATGACAACATAATTACACCAATAGTGCTGTCCACAAAACtattgaattgttcaatatcaTATTCCTAATATTTCGGATCTACATTTGGAATCTTCATTTACGAGCTCTCAGTTATTTCGTGGGATGTATGAATTTCTCGACAGAGCTTTCTAAATGGGTGCGAAAAATTTACAAGGAGAACCGCATCACCTACAATCTTTGAACAAGTAAGTTCAATAAAATCTGTTGTTTAAGTGTATTGGGTAGAACACTATCGTACTATCTGCTATCTTTGTAATTGGTTAAGAATATATATTAAAATTGTGAAAGGACTTGTACAACTCCAACAGTCTCAGCGACTACTGAGTACTTTCTTGCAAGTATTATGTATTAAAATATAGAATTACAATGATGGGCTGTCTATCTTCTATTAATGTGAACCGCGAATCTTTTGACTCTATAAGCGTGGGATTGATGATTCTCGACAGCCCAGGTACAAGTGTCGTAAACGACCATACGTGCAAAGGTGACAACGGTACATAAGTCCTGCTTATGCGAACAAGAGTAGTGCTAGTCTAGTTAGAAACGAGACTAGATATAAGTGCTGTAATCAAGAGTATAAAGGTATACCAGTCTTGTGAAACAGAGTATAAAGGTATTAT from Scheffersomyces stipitis CBS 6054 chromosome 2, complete sequence encodes the following:
- a CDS encoding nucleolar snRNP protein, producing the protein MKIKTIKRSSETYVPVRNTQESALPRNLNPALHPFERAREYTKALTATKMERMFAQPFVGQLGDGHRDGVYCIAKNFSTTNQVASGSGDGVIKYWNMTSRQESVSFRAHYGMVGGLCVTPKQQHMLSCGDDKTIKLWSVKSDEFETGFGDEEVYSNKSMGLVKTFLGEHAFKGLDHHRDDDLFVTGGATIQLWDMHRSKYISDLSWGADNITTVKFNQTETSIIASAGSDNSIVLYDVRTNSPIQKVVTSLRTNAIAWNPMEAFNFASACEDHNGYLWDMRKLDRSLNVYKDHVAAVMDIDFSPTGEEVVTGSYDKTIRIFRAREGHSRDIYHTKRMQRVFCTKFTTDARYILSGSDDTNIRLWRANAADRSNIKSSRQRAKLEYDAALKERYKHMPEIKRISRHRHVPKTIKKAGEIKRVEIDSLKKREDNERRHSKPGSKPFKSEREKHIRGTAIKED